In one Nicotiana tomentosiformis chromosome 6, ASM39032v3, whole genome shotgun sequence genomic region, the following are encoded:
- the LOC104119555 gene encoding putative E3 ubiquitin-protein ligase XBAT31 isoform X2, which translates to MGQGLSCGASDEHGLFSAVQCGDLETVKALMERNPSLVHHSTIYDRQSALHIAAANGQIEVVSMLIDQSVNPDLLNRYKQTPLMLAAMHGKLSCVQKLIEAGANILMFDSLNGRTCLHYAAYYGHSDCLKAILSAARTSHVASSWGYARFVNVKDGKGATPLHLAARQRRPECVHFLLDNGALVYASTGGYGFPGSSPLHLAARAGSLDCVRELLAWGADRLHRDDSGRIPFTVALRYKHGACAVLLNPSSAEPLVWPSSLKFVSELNEEAKSLLERALMEVNKEREKNILKGTAYSAINSDDGMDGNISEVSDTEVCCICFDQLCTIQVQECGHQMCAHCILALCCHSKPNTTTTSPTEPLCPFCRSRIVQLQVIKFEKDEDTSHDIYSSKIRKSRRSRNFSEGSSSFKGLSAVRSFGKMTGRGSGRIAAENEYIDKPINPRLIADIGY; encoded by the exons ATGGGTCAGGGACTCAGTTGTGGAGCAAGTGATGAACATGGACTATTCAGTGCTGTTCAATGTGGTGATTTAGAGACTGTAAAGGCTCTGATGGAGAGAAACCCGAGTCTTGTTCACCATTCTACAATTTATGATCGCCAGTCTGCTTTACATATTGCTGCTGCCAATGGCCAGATTGAG GTTGTTTCTATGCTTATAGACCAGTCCGTCAATCCTGATCTATTGAATCGGTATAAGCAg ACTCCATTGATGCTGGCAGCCATGCACGGGAAGCTCTCTTGTGTGCAAAAGCTTATTGAAGCAGGGGCTAAT ATTTTGATGTTTGATTCGCTTAATGGAAGAACATGCTTACACTATGCTGCCTATTATGGTCACTCTGATTGTCTGAAAGCAATTCTTTCTGCTGCTCGGACATCTCATGTTGCATCTTCCTG ggGATATGCCCGGTTTGTGAACGTTAAAGATGGTAAGGGAGCAACACCGTTGCACTTAGCAGCCCGTCAAAGACGGCCTGAATGTGTTCATTTTTTACTGGACAATGGTGCTTTGGTCTATGCTTCAACTGGTGGATACGG TTTCCCCGGTAGCTCACCACTTCACTTGGCTGCAAGAGCTGGTTCTCTTGATTGCGTCCGCGAATTGTTAGCCTGGGGAGCAGATCGATTACACAGAGATGATTCAGG GAGAATACCATTCACGGTTGCTTTAAGATACAAACATGGTGCGTGCGCGGTTTTGCTGAATCCTTCATCCGCAGAGCCTCTTGTCTGGCCATCGTCATTGAAGTTCGTCAGTGAGCTCAATGAAGAGGCAAAATCTTTGCTAGAACGCGCCCTGATGGAGGTTAACAAGGAGAGGGAAAAGAATATCCTAAAAGGAACAGCTTATTCGGCAATCAATTCTGATGATGGGATGGATGGTAATATCTCTGAG GTGAGTGACACAGAAGTTTGTTGTATATGCTTTGATCAATTATGCACAATTCAGGTGCAGGAGTGCGGGCACCAGATGTGTGCACATTGCATACTGGCCTTGTGCTGTCATAGCAAGCCTAATACTACTACGACTAGTCCTACCGAACCTCTCTGCCCATTCTGCCGTAGTAGAATTGTACAATTGCAAGTTATCAAGTTTGAAAAGGATGAAGACACAAGCCATGATATCTACTCCTCCAAGATTAGGAAGTCTAGGAGGTCAAGAAACTTCAGTGAGGGAAGTAGTAGTTTTAAGGGCTTATCTGCAGTGAGATCTTTTGGTAAAATGACTGGACGTGGCTCAGGTAGGATTGCTGCTGAAAACGAATATATCGATAAGCCAATAAACCCTAGACTGATTGCAGACATTGGCTATTAA
- the LOC104119555 gene encoding putative E3 ubiquitin-protein ligase XBAT31 isoform X1 — protein sequence MGQGLSCGASDEHGLFSAVQCGDLETVKALMERNPSLVHHSTIYDRQSALHIAAANGQIEMFFQVVSMLIDQSVNPDLLNRYKQTPLMLAAMHGKLSCVQKLIEAGANILMFDSLNGRTCLHYAAYYGHSDCLKAILSAARTSHVASSWGYARFVNVKDGKGATPLHLAARQRRPECVHFLLDNGALVYASTGGYGFPGSSPLHLAARAGSLDCVRELLAWGADRLHRDDSGRIPFTVALRYKHGACAVLLNPSSAEPLVWPSSLKFVSELNEEAKSLLERALMEVNKEREKNILKGTAYSAINSDDGMDGNISEVSDTEVCCICFDQLCTIQVQECGHQMCAHCILALCCHSKPNTTTTSPTEPLCPFCRSRIVQLQVIKFEKDEDTSHDIYSSKIRKSRRSRNFSEGSSSFKGLSAVRSFGKMTGRGSGRIAAENEYIDKPINPRLIADIGY from the exons ATGGGTCAGGGACTCAGTTGTGGAGCAAGTGATGAACATGGACTATTCAGTGCTGTTCAATGTGGTGATTTAGAGACTGTAAAGGCTCTGATGGAGAGAAACCCGAGTCTTGTTCACCATTCTACAATTTATGATCGCCAGTCTGCTTTACATATTGCTGCTGCCAATGGCCAGATTGAG ATGTTCTTTCAGGTTGTTTCTATGCTTATAGACCAGTCCGTCAATCCTGATCTATTGAATCGGTATAAGCAg ACTCCATTGATGCTGGCAGCCATGCACGGGAAGCTCTCTTGTGTGCAAAAGCTTATTGAAGCAGGGGCTAAT ATTTTGATGTTTGATTCGCTTAATGGAAGAACATGCTTACACTATGCTGCCTATTATGGTCACTCTGATTGTCTGAAAGCAATTCTTTCTGCTGCTCGGACATCTCATGTTGCATCTTCCTG ggGATATGCCCGGTTTGTGAACGTTAAAGATGGTAAGGGAGCAACACCGTTGCACTTAGCAGCCCGTCAAAGACGGCCTGAATGTGTTCATTTTTTACTGGACAATGGTGCTTTGGTCTATGCTTCAACTGGTGGATACGG TTTCCCCGGTAGCTCACCACTTCACTTGGCTGCAAGAGCTGGTTCTCTTGATTGCGTCCGCGAATTGTTAGCCTGGGGAGCAGATCGATTACACAGAGATGATTCAGG GAGAATACCATTCACGGTTGCTTTAAGATACAAACATGGTGCGTGCGCGGTTTTGCTGAATCCTTCATCCGCAGAGCCTCTTGTCTGGCCATCGTCATTGAAGTTCGTCAGTGAGCTCAATGAAGAGGCAAAATCTTTGCTAGAACGCGCCCTGATGGAGGTTAACAAGGAGAGGGAAAAGAATATCCTAAAAGGAACAGCTTATTCGGCAATCAATTCTGATGATGGGATGGATGGTAATATCTCTGAG GTGAGTGACACAGAAGTTTGTTGTATATGCTTTGATCAATTATGCACAATTCAGGTGCAGGAGTGCGGGCACCAGATGTGTGCACATTGCATACTGGCCTTGTGCTGTCATAGCAAGCCTAATACTACTACGACTAGTCCTACCGAACCTCTCTGCCCATTCTGCCGTAGTAGAATTGTACAATTGCAAGTTATCAAGTTTGAAAAGGATGAAGACACAAGCCATGATATCTACTCCTCCAAGATTAGGAAGTCTAGGAGGTCAAGAAACTTCAGTGAGGGAAGTAGTAGTTTTAAGGGCTTATCTGCAGTGAGATCTTTTGGTAAAATGACTGGACGTGGCTCAGGTAGGATTGCTGCTGAAAACGAATATATCGATAAGCCAATAAACCCTAGACTGATTGCAGACATTGGCTATTAA